One window from the genome of Paenibacillus azoreducens encodes:
- a CDS encoding DUF1989 domain-containing protein: MKEYIIEKQTGRAFEVQKGETISVIDIEGKQVADFFAVNANNYNEFFSAGVTVDCKESLLITKNDTLYTNLYRPMFTIIQDDVGVHDMMFPCCRPETYEYFFNNGKRHSNCFDNINQNLQELGVPYFNTLQPMNIFMNTSVTSEKKIMIEPPLSKPGDRIILKAEMDAIVCISACSVSEGPCNNWECKPVKVILESSVNRDT; the protein is encoded by the coding sequence ATGAAAGAATACATAATTGAAAAACAAACGGGGCGAGCCTTTGAAGTACAAAAAGGAGAGACTATTTCAGTCATTGATATTGAGGGAAAACAAGTTGCAGATTTTTTTGCAGTTAACGCTAACAATTATAATGAGTTTTTCTCAGCAGGAGTAACTGTTGATTGTAAAGAGTCATTACTTATTACGAAAAATGATACTCTATATACAAACTTGTACCGACCTATGTTCACCATTATACAAGATGATGTCGGTGTACATGATATGATGTTTCCTTGTTGCAGGCCGGAAACGTACGAATATTTTTTCAATAATGGAAAAAGGCATAGCAATTGCTTCGATAATATCAATCAAAATTTGCAGGAGCTTGGAGTTCCCTATTTTAACACTTTGCAACCAATGAACATTTTTATGAATACAAGCGTTACTTCAGAGAAAAAGATAATGATAGAACCGCCGCTGTCAAAACCCGGTGATCGAATTATTCTAAAGGCTGAAATGGATGCTATTGTATGTATATCGGCCTGCAGTGTTAGTGAAGGTCCATGTAATAATTGGGAATGCAAACCAGTCAAAGTAATACTAGAGAGTAGCGTAAATAGGGACACCTGA
- a CDS encoding MFS transporter, whose translation MNLRVLLLAAVAFVVGTVELIVGGVLDLITVDLHISVSAAGQFITAFSMAFALSAPILMNLTAKLERKTLYLISLGAFLLSNLMIAFSSSYHLILFARVLSAMSGAIIIVLSITLAPRLASPSHKGRALGIIYIGISGSLVLGVPIGMLIGNAYGWRAPFLLIAGMSALAILGITVFLKKLMFTALSKRRFSFSEKFKSN comes from the coding sequence ATGAATTTGCGTGTCTTATTGCTAGCCGCTGTCGCCTTTGTCGTCGGTACGGTCGAGCTTATCGTAGGAGGGGTATTGGATCTGATAACTGTGGATTTGCACATTTCCGTTAGTGCCGCGGGGCAGTTTATTACTGCGTTCTCCATGGCGTTCGCATTATCGGCTCCGATTCTTATGAATCTTACTGCCAAGTTGGAACGAAAGACGTTATACCTCATCAGCTTGGGAGCATTCTTATTATCTAATTTGATGATTGCTTTTAGTTCGAGTTACCACCTTATCTTATTCGCTCGCGTATTGTCTGCCATGAGTGGAGCGATCATCATTGTCTTGTCCATTACGCTAGCCCCTCGGCTTGCGTCTCCTTCACACAAAGGTCGAGCGCTCGGCATTATTTATATTGGCATCAGTGGCTCGCTCGTTCTGGGAGTTCCAATCGGAATGCTAATCGGCAACGCATATGGCTGGCGGGCTCCTTTTCTGCTGATTGCTGGCATGAGTGCCTTAGCGATCCTGGGCATTACTGTATTTCTGAAGAAGCTAATGTTTACTGCCTTATCGAAAAGGCGGTTTTCATTTTCGGAAAAGTTTAAATCCAATTGA
- a CDS encoding SRPBCC family protein, with translation MDLIIEKTRDISASKEVVWNVLTNPDYIRDWLGVHIKTDWREESPITFSFSWDGKNFTDKGHVLKFKELDTFSYDYWSGFSGTPDTPENYSIISFQLFDNHDSTSLTLTHRNFSTPTMYEHSDKNWEETLDKIKQLAEK, from the coding sequence ATGGATTTGATTATTGAAAAAACCAGAGATATTAGTGCAAGTAAGGAAGTTGTTTGGAACGTATTAACTAATCCTGATTATATTAGAGATTGGCTAGGTGTACATATTAAAACAGATTGGAGAGAAGAGAGTCCGATCACATTTTCATTTTCATGGGATGGAAAAAACTTTACCGATAAGGGACATGTATTGAAATTCAAGGAACTGGACACTTTTTCTTATGATTATTGGAGTGGGTTTTCGGGAACTCCAGACACTCCAGAAAATTACTCAATTATTTCGTTCCAATTATTTGATAATCATGATAGTACATCACTTACTTTAACACACCGTAACTTTTCAACACCAACGATGTATGAGCACTCGGATAAAAACTGGGAAGAGACTTTAGACAAAATAAAGCAATTAGCAGAAAAGTAA
- a CDS encoding IS630 family transposase, producing the protein MGSYVKAYRAKGLSGLELGESPSRPSFLTKEQEEQVRKLLVDHRPSDVGFPCEMNWTAPLLRDWIQRKFNIKYSEHGTRKLLHLLGFSFTKPTYTLALADSEKQEQFKQDFETVKKLIQREIDRILFQDESMIRDYQALAHTWFPKGQQKIVPTYGKHRGVKLIGTLDYESGEVFCIEEEQYDANVFLAFLKQVVARYPGEKIVMVLDNARIHHAKLIQPFLNEHSGRLQLMFLPPYSPQLNLIEGLWGWLKKSVIHNVFYHTVAEIRTAVQNFISEINKTPMETVDRLCIQI; encoded by the coding sequence ATTGGCAGCTATGTAAAAGCATACCGTGCAAAGGGTCTGAGTGGTCTGGAACTTGGTGAGTCTCCGAGTCGTCCTTCATTTCTGACGAAGGAACAAGAGGAACAGGTACGTAAACTTCTTGTGGACCATAGGCCTTCCGACGTCGGATTTCCATGCGAGATGAATTGGACAGCTCCTTTGCTTCGGGACTGGATCCAGCGTAAGTTTAACATAAAGTATTCAGAGCACGGAACGCGCAAATTGCTGCATCTGCTTGGCTTCAGCTTTACAAAACCGACGTATACACTAGCTCTTGCTGATTCCGAAAAACAAGAACAATTCAAGCAAGACTTTGAGACGGTAAAAAAATTGATTCAGCGCGAAATTGATCGAATCCTGTTTCAAGATGAGTCAATGATTCGGGACTATCAGGCACTAGCCCATACTTGGTTCCCTAAGGGACAACAAAAGATAGTTCCTACTTACGGCAAGCATCGCGGTGTCAAACTGATAGGTACGCTAGATTATGAAAGCGGCGAAGTATTTTGCATCGAAGAAGAACAGTACGATGCAAATGTATTTCTAGCCTTCCTTAAGCAAGTAGTTGCTCGCTATCCCGGAGAAAAGATTGTGATGGTCCTAGACAACGCCCGAATTCATCACGCCAAATTAATTCAACCTTTCTTAAATGAACACTCTGGTCGCTTACAACTGATGTTCCTCCCGCCTTATAGCCCGCAACTCAATTTAATTGAAGGACTCTGGGGATGGCTAAAGAAATCTGTGATCCACAATGTCTTTTACCACACCGTTGCAGAAATTCGTACAGCCGTCCAAAATTTTATTTCAGAGATTAACAAAACACCAATGGAAACAGTAGACAGGCTTTGTATTCAAATATAA